DNA from Kitasatospora herbaricolor:
TCGGTGTCCGGGTACCGCCGGGCCAGCGTGTCGCAGTACGCCCAGTGGGTGGTCGCCCGCCGGCCGGCCAGCAGGCCGGCCTCCGCGAGCAGGAAGGCACCGGTGCAGACCGACACCACCCGCTCGGCCCCCGAGGCCAGTCGGGCGATCCGCCGCACCAGCGCCGGATCGGGGTCGGCGGTCCCGTCACCGCCCGGCACCAGCAGGGTGTGCGGCCGCTCGTCGGGGCCGGGGTCGAGGTCCAGGTCGAGGTCCGGCAACAGGCGCAGCCCGCTGCTGGTCCGGACCGTCCGGCCGGCGGGCCCCGCCGTCCGCACCCGGTAGCCCCCCGCCGGCCCGGCGGCGGCTCCGGCCCCGGCGAACACCTCCAGCGGGCCGGTCACGTCGAGGCTCTGCACGCCCTCGAAGAGGACGATCAGCACGGTGCGGGTCGTCATGCGCCCCAGCCTCGCAGCGGTCCGCGACGGCAGCAATGACGTGCTTCCCACCATTCCTGCCATCGCCTCCGAGAAGCCCCTGAAGCCCCCTGAAGCCCCTGGAAGCCCTGGCGGCCGGAGCGCGGGTGAGAACGCTCAGAGCAGATCGGCGAGTTCACCTCGGGAGGCGACACCCAGCTTCGGATACGCCTTGTACAGGTGGTGACCGACCGTGCGCGGGCTGAGGAACAGCTGGGCGGCGATGTCCCGGTTGGACCGGCCCTGCGCGGCGAGGCGGACGATCTGGAGTTCCTGCGGGGTCAGCACCGCGAGCGGGCCGGCGGCGGGCCCGGCGGGGGCGGGCGTGCCGGTGGCGGTCAGCTCGGTGCGGGCCCGCTCCGCCCAGGGCCGGGCGCCGAGCAGGTCGAAGGCTTCGAGCGCGGCGCGCAGGTGCGGACGGGCGTCGGTTCGGCGGCGCTCGCGGCGCAGCCACTCGCCGTAGAGCAGAGCGGTGCGGCCCTGCTCGAAGGGGCGGCCGGAGTCGCGGTGCAGGTCCAGCGCGGCCAGGTAGCCGGACTCGGCGAGCTCGTCCGGGCCGAGCAGGGCCTGGCAGCGCAGTCGCAGGGCGTGCGCCCACGGCTGCCCGGTGGCGGCGGCCCAGCGGGCGAAGCGCTCGTACGGTTCGGCCGCCAGCTCGGGGGTGCCCAGCCGGACGGCGGCCTCGACCAGGTCGGGGACGGCGCGGGTGGCGCCGACGTGGTGGCGGTGGCGTCCGGTGGTCAGCGGCCCCAGCCGGTCGGCGGCGTCGGCGGCCCGGCCCTGGCCCAGGTCGAGCAGGGCGAGGGCCCACTGCGCCCACGGCTCGCCGGCGGGCGGCGCGCCGCCCGGCCCCGCTCCGGCAAGGGCGCGGCGGACCAGTGCGGCGCAGCTGTCGGCGTCCCCGCGAAGGGCCGCCAGGTAGGCCAGCAGCGAGGCGAGTTGGCTGACCCACTGACGCTGGCCGGTGTCCTCGGCGAGGGCGAGCGCCTCCGTCGCGGTGACCTCCGCGTCCCGGTGGCGCCCGTGGAAGAGTTCGGCCTCGGCGAGGAAGAACTGCACGGTGGGCAGCATGCCGACGGCGCCCTTGGCACGGGCCTCGGTGGCGAGCCCGGCGGCGAGCTCGTAGGTCTCGTCGTCCCGGCCGAGGATCAGGGTGGCGCCGCAGAGCTGGACCAGGTCGCTGGGGACGGCGCCGGCCCGGCGGGCCTCGGCGGCCGTCTCACGGGCCGACGGCAGGGGCGGCGCGGGGCGGCCGAGCAGCGGGAGGGTGCCGGCCAGCAGGTGGCGGACGAGCGGCGCGGCCGGCTCCCCCGCCGGCAGCCGCAGGGCCGCCAGCCGGTCGAGGACGGCGCCCACCGGTTCCTCGCCGACGTACCAGGCCGCATGGAAGGCCTGGAAGAGCATCCGGGCGGCGTGCGAGGCCTCGATGCCGGGGGTGCAGGCGTCCAGCAGCAGGCGGTAGGCGGTCGGGTGGTCGCCGCGCCAGAAGTGGGCGGTGGCCCGGACGTGCGCGATCATCGCGTGCGCGAAGGGGTCGTCGGTGCGGGCGCCGGCCCGCTCCGCCAGTGCCTCGGCGTGCTCCAACCGGCCTTCCTCGGTGGCGGCTTCGGCGGCCAGCACCAGCCGGCGGGTGGCACCGTCGCGGTCCGGGGTGAGCCGGGCGGCCCGCTCGTACGCGGCGGAGGCGGCGCCGTGCCCGCCGCGGGCCTCGGCGCGTTCGGCGGTCCGCTCCAGGGCGTCCGCGAGGGCCGCGTCGGGGGCGGTGGCGGCGAGCGCCAGGTGCCAGGTACGGCGGTCGCCGTCCTCCAGGGCCTCGCCCAGGGCCCGGTGCGCCGCCGACCGCTGCCGCAGCGGCGCGCGGTGGAGGATCGCGGCCCTGACCAGCGGATGCCGGAAGGCCAGCACGGCGGCACCCTCCGGGCCGGTGATCCGGACCAGGCCGGCCCGCTCGGCGGGGGCCAGCGCGTCGGGGCCGGCGCCGAGTGCGGCGGCGGCGCGCAGGACGGCCGCCAGGTCACCGGCCTCCTCGGCGGCGGCGACCAGCAGCAGCGTCTGGGTGGCGGCGGGCAGTCCGCTGACCCTTCCGTGGAAGGCGAGCCGGAGCCGGCTGGTGAGTGGCAGCCGGCCGGAGCCGGCGCTGCCGGCCGGTTCGGCGGCCAGCGCCGCGGGCAGCTCGGTCAGGGCCAGCGGGTTGCCCCGGGCCTCGGCCAGCACCCTGCGCCGGACGTCCGGCGGTACGCGGCCGGCGCCGTCGGCGGGAACATCGTCGCCTGCGGCCGGCGCTCCGAACCCGGCCTGGGCAGACAGCAGTTCGGCGGCGGCCGGCTCGTCCAGTCCGGCGAGCCGCAGCTCCGGCAGGCCGGCCGCCGGGATGGCGCCCTCGTCGTCGCGGGCGGCCAGCAGCAGCACGATGCCCTCCGCCTGGAGTCGCCGGGCCGCCAGCAGCAGCGCCTCGGCGGAGGAGCCGTCCAGCCACTGGGCGTCGTCCACCAGGCACAACAGCGGCTTCTCGGAGGCGAGTTCGGCCAGCAGGCCGAGGGTGGCCAGGCCGGTGAGCAACCGGCCGCCGGCCGGCCCGGACTCCTCGGCGAGCCCGAAGGCACCCTCCAGCGCCCGGCGTTGCGGCCCGGGCAGGGCGGGCAGCCGGTCCAGCCCGGGCGCGAGCAGCAAGGTGAGCCCCGCGAAGGGGAGTTCGGCCTCGTACTCCACCCCGGTCGCCCGGATCACCCGGAACTCCGGGCCGGCGGCCGCAGCGGCGTGCTCCAGCAGCGCCGTCTTGCCGATGCCCGGCTCGCCGCGGAGCACCAGCACCCCGCTGCGGCCGCCGCGCGCCTCGTCCAGCAGGCGGCCGATGGCGGCCTGCTCCGCACCCCTCCCGAACAGCATGCCCCGACCCTACCGACCTCAACGCCGGTAGGCCCGGCCGCGATTACCGATGCGTGACCGATTCGGCCGGCGGGCGATCTCCGTACCTTTTCGACCAGCGGGAACGGCCCGCCACCGAGGACGAGGGAGCAGGACCATGACGGATCTCCAGCAGCTGGCCGAGCGCTACATCGCCACCTGGAACGAGGCCGACGCCGACGCCCGCCGCAAGCTGGTGGGCGACCTGTGGAGCGAGGACGGCGAGTACACCGACCCGCTGATGGCCGTCACCGGCCCGGACGCGATCTCGGAGGCGATCGGCGCGGCCCGGGCGCAGTTCCCGGGGCTGGTGTTCACCCTCGGCACGGTGGACGCGCACCACAACCTGGCCCGGTTCACCTGGGACCTGGGGCCGGCCGGGGCGCAGGCGCTGATCGTCGGCTTCGACGTCCTGGTGGCGGACGCCGAGGGCCGGGTCGCGTCGGTGCTGGGCTTTCTGGACCGCGTCCCCGGCGCGTGATGCCCCGCTGGGGGACGCCCCCACGCGTCCCCCGGCCTCGTTCCCGCCCCCAGCCCCGCCCCCGACCCAGCCCCGACCCAGCCCCAGGACCCAGCCCCAGGCCGGGCCCGGGGCCCGTGAAGTGCCCGGCACCGAGGAGAGTCCCGCCATGAGCAGCATCCTGCGCAGCACCCGGCCGGTCCCCCGGCCGCAGTCCCCGGCCACGGGAACGCCCCCCGCACCGGCCCGGGCCGGACGCCCCGCCCGGGGCCTGCTCCCGGTCGTCCTGACCGCGACCTTCATGACCGCGCTCGACTTCTTCATCGTCAACGTCGCCGTCCCCTCCGTCCAGGTCGACCTGCGGGCCGGGCCTTCCGCCGTGCAGTGGGTGATCGCCGGGTTCGGGCTGGCCCTGGCCGCCGGGCTGGTCACGGCCGGGCGGCTGGGCGACCGCTACGGGCGCCGCCGGGTGTTCGCCCTCGGGCTGGCGCTGTTCACCCTCGCCTCGG
Protein-coding regions in this window:
- a CDS encoding ATP-binding protein translates to MLFGRGAEQAAIGRLLDEARGGRSGVLVLRGEPGIGKTALLEHAAAAAGPEFRVIRATGVEYEAELPFAGLTLLLAPGLDRLPALPGPQRRALEGAFGLAEESGPAGGRLLTGLATLGLLAELASEKPLLCLVDDAQWLDGSSAEALLLAARRLQAEGIVLLLAARDDEGAIPAAGLPELRLAGLDEPAAAELLSAQAGFGAPAAGDDVPADGAGRVPPDVRRRVLAEARGNPLALTELPAALAAEPAGSAGSGRLPLTSRLRLAFHGRVSGLPAATQTLLLVAAAEEAGDLAAVLRAAAALGAGPDALAPAERAGLVRITGPEGAAVLAFRHPLVRAAILHRAPLRQRSAAHRALGEALEDGDRRTWHLALAATAPDAALADALERTAERAEARGGHGAASAAYERAARLTPDRDGATRRLVLAAEAATEEGRLEHAEALAERAGARTDDPFAHAMIAHVRATAHFWRGDHPTAYRLLLDACTPGIEASHAARMLFQAFHAAWYVGEEPVGAVLDRLAALRLPAGEPAAPLVRHLLAGTLPLLGRPAPPLPSARETAAEARRAGAVPSDLVQLCGATLILGRDDETYELAAGLATEARAKGAVGMLPTVQFFLAEAELFHGRHRDAEVTATEALALAEDTGQRQWVSQLASLLAYLAALRGDADSCAALVRRALAGAGPGGAPPAGEPWAQWALALLDLGQGRAADAADRLGPLTTGRHRHHVGATRAVPDLVEAAVRLGTPELAAEPYERFARWAAATGQPWAHALRLRCQALLGPDELAESGYLAALDLHRDSGRPFEQGRTALLYGEWLRRERRRTDARPHLRAALEAFDLLGARPWAERARTELTATGTPAPAGPAAGPLAVLTPQELQIVRLAAQGRSNRDIAAQLFLSPRTVGHHLYKAYPKLGVASRGELADLL
- a CDS encoding nuclear transport factor 2 family protein, which encodes MTDLQQLAERYIATWNEADADARRKLVGDLWSEDGEYTDPLMAVTGPDAISEAIGAARAQFPGLVFTLGTVDAHHNLARFTWDLGPAGAQALIVGFDVLVADAEGRVASVLGFLDRVPGA